A region from the Salicibibacter cibarius genome encodes:
- a CDS encoding Fic family protein — translation MHLSEDYYNDLLVRMAHHSSAIENNTISLPESVSILLYDTVPAKKSLREVFEILNHRKAFEILLDHVKQTEDYVSIVCELHAKLLDRLHHERGSFKKAENAILGADFQPTPPSQVYLAMRQWHDNIVYRENNASSAQEIIDIAASSHLQFERIHPFADGNGRVGRMFIIFLLLKYDLPPIVIEKSDKERYIFLLANQDEEGLASLFSEKITIEKDKQKKFANKE, via the coding sequence ATGCATCTATCCGAAGACTATTATAATGATTTGCTTGTGAGGATGGCCCATCATTCCTCAGCCATAGAAAACAATACGATATCTTTGCCTGAATCTGTATCCATTCTTTTGTATGATACCGTACCTGCAAAAAAATCATTAAGAGAAGTTTTTGAAATATTGAACCACAGAAAGGCGTTTGAGATTCTGCTTGATCATGTGAAGCAAACGGAAGATTACGTTTCCATTGTTTGTGAGCTGCACGCAAAACTATTGGATCGCCTACATCACGAAAGAGGTTCATTTAAAAAAGCTGAAAATGCTATTCTCGGCGCAGACTTTCAACCAACACCGCCTTCTCAAGTTTATCTGGCGATGAGACAATGGCATGATAATATTGTCTATCGGGAAAATAATGCTTCTTCAGCTCAAGAGATCATCGATATAGCGGCTTCTTCCCATCTGCAATTTGAGCGCATCCATCCATTTGCAGATGGAAATGGACGCGTGGGGCGAATGTTTATTATTTTTCTTTTGTTGAAGTACGATCTTCCTCCGATAGTCATTGAGAAATCAGATAAGGAACGGTATATTTTTTTATTGGCGAATCAGGATGAAGAGGGACTGGCCTCTTTGTTTTCTGAAAAAATTACTATAGAAAAAGACAAACAGAAAAAGTTTGCAAACAAAGAATGA
- a CDS encoding ABC transporter permease codes for MEGIIAIWQRDMIKFFRDRPRMIGSFSMPILFLIVFGVGMGGAMESLVTAGTGAEDFNYVEFIFPGIVSMTLLMTSIFSSLSVIQDRDFGYMREILVSPVSRVNVAIGKMFGSASVAFVQGVMMLVLMPFLGMRIDIVSFLQLLPVMFMIACAFASLGLLVASLLNSMQGFQLVVNILVMPMIFMSGALFPLNNMPAWVDFLVTLNPVTYGVDLMKHIMIDVENLSAMVREEMGLNLTFFGQPVTTAGEVIFLLGFTALLIFLATLTFRRKN; via the coding sequence GTGGAAGGCATTATCGCCATTTGGCAAAGAGATATGATTAAGTTTTTTCGAGACCGTCCACGTATGATCGGCTCCTTTTCGATGCCGATTTTATTTTTGATCGTTTTTGGGGTTGGCATGGGCGGTGCCATGGAGTCATTAGTTACAGCTGGAACCGGCGCGGAAGATTTTAATTACGTCGAATTTATTTTTCCCGGCATCGTATCGATGACCCTCCTCATGACCTCTATTTTTTCCTCGCTTTCGGTGATTCAGGACCGTGATTTCGGGTATATGCGCGAGATTCTCGTGTCGCCGGTTTCCAGAGTCAATGTCGCGATCGGGAAAATGTTTGGGTCCGCCTCGGTTGCCTTTGTGCAAGGGGTTATGATGTTGGTGCTCATGCCATTTCTCGGCATGCGCATCGATATTGTGTCTTTTCTACAGTTGTTGCCGGTCATGTTTATGATCGCTTGCGCATTTGCTTCCCTTGGGTTGTTGGTCGCAAGCCTCTTGAACTCGATGCAAGGGTTTCAACTTGTCGTCAATATTTTGGTCATGCCGATGATTTTTATGTCCGGTGCCTTGTTTCCATTGAATAACATGCCGGCGTGGGTGGATTTTCTCGTTACGTTGAACCCGGTCACCTACGGTGTGGATTTAATGAAACATATTATGATTGATGTGGAGAATTTGAGTGCGATGGTGCGGGAAGAAATGGGCTTGAACCTCACATTTTTCGGGCAGCCGGTGACCACCGCCGGAGAAGTGATCTTTTTACTCGGGTTCACCGCCTTATTAATCTTTTTAGCGACACTTACGTTCAGGCGTAAGAATTGA
- a CDS encoding C45 family autoproteolytic acyltransferase/hydolase — MKQIYSDILQFRGNHYTFGYDQGEKLKNSLSVKNRENQWKVRTPRFNINIGEAKEAIRAFAPGVWDELLGLQDALEWPLERVLQEYGGYRVNSSPSGCSVLAGKSYLIRNYDYHPKTYDGRFLFFQPTDQGYAIAGPSQRITGRMDGINEKGLVMAYNLTNRKKPGAGFICSMIGRLLLESCADVTEAVEMAKEIPHRHSFSYLVYDPKGEMMVVEASPRGVNARQATACTNHFDIQTGENRFHLDDSKQRLDTLNNANLNARDAFRLLNDTNQPIFSERYKSWAGTIHTSVYFPKERKIWITLGGDREPAVFDFASWLEGEDVTPDRLTGEVDTDLPFLHMDEGADWFRKK, encoded by the coding sequence ATGAAACAAATATATAGCGATATCCTCCAATTTCGCGGTAACCACTATACGTTCGGATACGACCAAGGGGAGAAGCTGAAAAATTCTTTATCCGTCAAAAATCGGGAAAACCAATGGAAGGTTCGTACGCCTAGGTTTAACATAAATATCGGAGAAGCAAAAGAAGCGATTCGTGCATTTGCCCCGGGGGTATGGGATGAATTGCTCGGTCTGCAAGATGCATTGGAATGGCCGCTGGAGCGTGTGCTGCAGGAGTATGGCGGTTATCGGGTGAATAGTTCGCCTTCGGGTTGTTCGGTGCTCGCCGGAAAGAGTTATCTCATCCGTAATTACGATTATCACCCTAAGACCTACGACGGCCGTTTTCTTTTTTTCCAACCTACGGATCAAGGGTATGCAATCGCCGGTCCGAGCCAGCGGATCACCGGGCGGATGGATGGTATCAATGAAAAAGGACTCGTCATGGCTTATAACCTGACGAACCGAAAAAAGCCGGGTGCTGGGTTTATTTGCAGCATGATCGGGCGTTTGCTTTTGGAATCTTGCGCGGACGTAACAGAAGCGGTAGAGATGGCAAAAGAAATTCCTCACCGCCATTCGTTCAGTTATCTCGTTTATGATCCGAAGGGAGAGATGATGGTCGTTGAAGCCTCACCTCGGGGTGTGAATGCGAGGCAGGCAACGGCGTGCACGAATCATTTCGACATCCAAACGGGGGAAAATCGCTTTCATCTTGATGATTCCAAACAGCGGCTGGACACGCTAAATAATGCCAATCTCAATGCCCGCGATGCTTTCCGGTTATTGAATGATACGAACCAGCCCATTTTTTCCGAACGTTATAAAAGCTGGGCGGGAACGATCCATACGTCTGTCTATTTTCCAAAGGAGAGAAAAATTTGGATCACTTTGGGCGGTGACCGCGAACCGGCAGTCTTTGATTTTGCAAGCTGGCTGGAAGGTGAAGACGTAACTCCGGATCGACTCACCGGAGAGGTAGACACGGATTTGCCATTTTTGCATATGGACGAAGGGGCCGATTGGTTTAGGAAAAAGTAA
- a CDS encoding MATE family efflux transporter, giving the protein MSNQQDFTQGKILKPLIVFSGPIMLTNLLQTSFQFTDSLWVGNLLGETALGAVAVSSTIIFTMLSFVIGLNNASLTILSQQKGQENEKGLTRYLNAFVVVLSILSLSLGLTGSFFAEELLRLLGTPESMMAPATAYLQINFLGMIFLFGYNFIATTLRAMGDSKTPIRFVIIAVLLNIVLDPLFITGFNMGVEGAAYATILSQGSAFLYGLFFVLRRGLAPFTIPSLPKKTEVGLILNLGIPSGLQMAVISAGVAAIMSVVTTFGEDVVAGFSAAQRLDSLIMLPAMALGTAVNSMAGQNIGVGYWSRVTAITKYAVMYNFAVMIGIGLIIVIFAEYGIQMFIQDEEAVAFGTRYLQIVALCYPFLGINFVLNGIVRASGAMYQVLVLNIISFWVLRYPLTNLFSSLFGDIGIAFGMGVSFMLGSLAAYLYYRFGKWREKELFREE; this is encoded by the coding sequence ATGAGCAATCAACAGGATTTTACCCAAGGAAAAATACTTAAACCGCTGATTGTGTTCTCCGGACCAATCATGCTTACGAATCTTTTGCAAACATCCTTTCAGTTTACCGATAGTCTGTGGGTAGGGAATTTGCTTGGCGAAACCGCGTTAGGCGCGGTGGCGGTTTCCAGTACGATCATTTTCACGATGCTGTCGTTTGTGATCGGATTAAATAACGCGTCATTGACGATTCTTTCCCAACAAAAAGGGCAAGAAAACGAAAAAGGGCTCACCCGTTACCTTAACGCTTTTGTCGTTGTGCTCTCGATTTTATCATTATCGCTCGGGCTTACGGGCTCTTTTTTTGCCGAGGAACTTTTACGATTGCTTGGCACGCCGGAAAGCATGATGGCACCCGCCACTGCCTATTTGCAGATTAATTTTCTCGGGATGATCTTTCTTTTCGGATACAACTTTATCGCGACGACGTTACGGGCAATGGGCGACAGCAAAACCCCGATACGGTTTGTCATTATTGCCGTCCTGTTAAACATCGTGTTGGATCCGCTCTTCATTACCGGATTTAATATGGGGGTTGAAGGCGCGGCTTACGCGACAATCCTTTCACAAGGGAGCGCGTTTCTATATGGGTTGTTTTTTGTGCTGCGTCGGGGGCTTGCACCTTTTACCATTCCCTCTTTGCCTAAAAAAACAGAAGTCGGTTTAATTTTGAACCTTGGCATTCCTTCGGGGCTGCAGATGGCCGTCATCTCCGCAGGTGTGGCTGCGATTATGAGTGTAGTTACGACATTCGGAGAAGATGTCGTCGCCGGTTTTAGCGCTGCGCAACGGTTGGATAGCTTGATCATGCTTCCGGCAATGGCGCTCGGAACAGCGGTGAACAGCATGGCCGGGCAAAACATCGGCGTTGGATATTGGTCGCGTGTAACCGCGATCACAAAATATGCAGTAATGTATAATTTTGCCGTAATGATCGGGATCGGCTTGATTATTGTCATCTTCGCCGAGTACGGCATCCAAATGTTCATCCAGGACGAGGAAGCTGTGGCGTTTGGCACGAGATATTTGCAAATCGTCGCGCTATGTTATCCGTTTCTCGGCATTAATTTTGTTTTGAACGGGATCGTGCGTGCATCGGGCGCGATGTATCAAGTGCTCGTGTTGAATATCATCTCTTTTTGGGTATTGCGTTATCCCCTGACGAATTTGTTCTCAAGTTTATTCGGGGATATAGGCATCGCGTTTGGCATGGGCGTAAGCTTTATGCTGGGCAGTTTGGCTGCTTACCTGTATTATCGGTTCGGAAAATGGCGCGAGAAAGAATTGTTTCGAGAAGAGTGA
- a CDS encoding DEAD/DEAH box helicase, which translates to MFKINQDSLHPDYIFQAVDNPRTYTRGENYYYNDRVGPVSFFQHEKTTKAAVHGSRSYQCQAIFQRNGDLDRLSCSCPAFDSYAGICKHLVAFLLELDELMSTEEYGHKYGASQGHQMIDVFKEAFKPEKPAAIMEKDTLDVRYELDCNVHPFSGIVQDISVRLRAGVNRPYVVKNIKRFIDDVQMGKDHFFTKKFTYQPENHQLAEKDREVLDLLWKISKSEPSAYSIYRHERELDIPDLMVPDLFELLEGRHVDIISGHASETVMVDAFHPDARLEFLLQKSSDEDAVELHLKEGNHLFFSTDHQLVQNGEKLCRLNQEQATIIQKLLSTSEWGGALTRFSPEDMEPFCSYVLPKLKEIAAVEMDEALTDVIRQYPLNAKMKIEYSEEVLSALVTFQYGDMEINPYGEQGHDEDITAIIVRDVETEATIESLLDRIPFTQSDGKLVLDDEEEMAAFLFEELPLLQDYIDIYTTATVRQMIAPLEKKPSVSLSTNEETNWLDVSFSVEGIPSDEVEQVLEALKKNQTYYRLPSGAFLHLQGEEFGNVKNAVDHFAPEKGTLKEEMKVPLYQALSLEDEKAQSFKLSASLRQLMNDVQKPDFVDADPPEAINASLREYQLTGFRWLKTLSHFGLGGILADDMGLGKTLQTITYLQALTDENPNMRALIITPASLSYNWEKEFQRFAPEMDTVVIAGPKAERQKKLEQSSEAQVLITSYPLIQREADIYQSEPFDALILDEAQAIKNQASKTAQAVRSLQKASAFALTGTPIENRLDELYSIFNTLLPGILGSKKAFKAMENDEISKRVRPFILRRMKKDVLTELPEKDEQVQYTNLTDDQKKLYVAQVNRLAKDVDSAIDGDQFQEQRMQILAGLTKLRQICCHPQLVLPDESYKSGKFERLLEYVDEGLASGRRMVIFSQFTSMLSMIRAAFDERGWLYHYLDGQTPAKDRLALTERFNEGEHSLFLVSMKAGGTGLNLTGGDTVILFDTWWNPAVEQQAADRVHRFGQENNVQVIKLITSGTIEEKMLEMQEQKKALVEEVIQPGEQQLTSLRPEDVKELLSV; encoded by the coding sequence ATGTTTAAAATAAACCAAGATAGTTTGCATCCGGATTATATTTTTCAAGCCGTGGACAACCCGCGGACATATACGCGCGGCGAAAATTATTATTACAATGATCGCGTGGGACCTGTGTCTTTTTTTCAGCATGAGAAAACGACAAAAGCTGCGGTCCATGGGTCAAGAAGCTATCAATGCCAAGCGATATTTCAACGCAATGGGGATTTGGACCGATTAAGCTGTTCTTGCCCTGCATTTGATTCCTATGCGGGGATATGTAAACATCTTGTCGCGTTTTTGTTGGAACTTGACGAATTGATGTCTACGGAGGAATATGGACATAAATATGGTGCTAGCCAAGGACATCAAATGATCGATGTTTTTAAAGAGGCGTTTAAGCCTGAAAAGCCAGCTGCTATCATGGAAAAAGATACACTCGATGTTCGTTATGAGCTGGATTGTAACGTCCATCCGTTTTCCGGTATCGTCCAAGACATTTCAGTCCGCCTGCGTGCCGGCGTGAATCGTCCATATGTCGTAAAAAATATTAAACGGTTTATTGACGACGTGCAAATGGGGAAAGACCATTTCTTTACGAAAAAATTTACTTATCAACCGGAAAATCACCAATTGGCTGAAAAAGACCGGGAAGTGTTGGATTTGTTATGGAAAATAAGCAAAAGCGAACCTTCTGCTTATTCCATCTATAGACACGAGCGTGAACTCGACATCCCCGATCTGATGGTTCCGGATCTATTCGAGTTGCTGGAAGGCCGTCACGTCGATATCATTTCGGGGCATGCGTCGGAAACCGTCATGGTCGATGCCTTCCACCCCGACGCACGGCTTGAATTTTTGTTGCAAAAAAGTTCGGACGAAGATGCGGTCGAGCTACATTTAAAGGAAGGAAACCATCTATTTTTCTCTACGGATCATCAGCTTGTGCAAAACGGAGAAAAACTTTGTCGATTGAATCAAGAGCAAGCAACGATTATTCAAAAGCTACTAAGCACCTCGGAGTGGGGCGGGGCATTGACTCGTTTTTCGCCCGAAGACATGGAACCTTTTTGTTCATACGTACTGCCGAAGCTAAAAGAAATCGCGGCGGTTGAAATGGATGAAGCGTTAACGGATGTGATCCGGCAGTATCCGTTGAATGCGAAAATGAAGATTGAGTATAGCGAAGAAGTCCTCAGTGCCCTTGTAACGTTTCAATACGGGGACATGGAGATCAATCCATATGGGGAACAAGGGCACGATGAGGATATAACGGCGATCATTGTGCGCGATGTGGAAACAGAGGCAACGATTGAATCGCTGCTCGATCGAATTCCGTTCACACAATCGGATGGTAAGCTTGTGCTCGATGATGAAGAAGAAATGGCCGCGTTTCTTTTTGAGGAATTGCCACTGCTGCAAGACTATATTGATATTTATACGACGGCGACCGTCAGGCAAATGATCGCTCCCCTCGAGAAAAAACCGAGCGTGTCCCTTTCAACGAACGAGGAAACAAATTGGCTTGATGTTTCTTTTTCCGTGGAGGGCATTCCGTCCGATGAAGTGGAGCAAGTGCTTGAAGCGCTAAAAAAGAATCAGACGTATTATCGCCTTCCGAGCGGAGCTTTTCTTCATCTACAAGGGGAAGAGTTCGGGAACGTAAAAAATGCCGTTGATCATTTCGCACCAGAAAAAGGGACATTGAAAGAAGAAATGAAAGTTCCCCTTTATCAGGCACTTTCCCTGGAGGATGAAAAGGCGCAGTCATTTAAGCTGTCCGCTTCCTTGCGGCAATTAATGAATGATGTCCAAAAGCCGGATTTTGTTGATGCTGATCCTCCGGAAGCGATCAACGCCTCGCTCCGGGAATACCAATTAACCGGCTTTCGTTGGCTAAAAACGTTATCCCATTTCGGGCTCGGCGGAATATTGGCCGATGATATGGGCCTTGGCAAGACGTTGCAAACCATTACGTATTTGCAAGCGTTGACGGATGAAAACCCGAATATGCGGGCGCTTATCATCACACCCGCGAGTTTGAGTTATAATTGGGAAAAAGAATTCCAGCGTTTTGCTCCCGAAATGGATACCGTGGTTATCGCGGGACCGAAAGCGGAAAGACAAAAAAAGTTGGAGCAAAGTTCGGAAGCGCAAGTGCTGATTACATCTTATCCACTCATTCAACGGGAGGCGGATATCTACCAATCCGAACCCTTTGATGCCCTGATCTTGGATGAAGCCCAGGCTATCAAAAATCAAGCGTCGAAGACAGCACAAGCCGTACGCTCGCTACAAAAAGCCAGCGCGTTTGCCCTGACGGGAACGCCGATTGAAAATCGCCTTGACGAACTCTATTCTATTTTTAATACGCTCCTTCCGGGCATTTTAGGATCGAAAAAAGCCTTTAAGGCGATGGAAAACGATGAAATTTCCAAACGCGTGCGCCCCTTTATATTGCGGCGCATGAAAAAGGATGTTCTCACGGAATTGCCTGAAAAGGACGAGCAGGTGCAGTACACGAACCTCACCGATGATCAGAAAAAGCTCTACGTGGCTCAAGTCAATCGATTGGCAAAGGATGTGGATTCGGCCATCGATGGAGATCAATTTCAGGAACAGCGCATGCAAATTCTTGCCGGTTTAACGAAGCTGCGCCAAATTTGTTGCCATCCTCAGCTTGTTTTGCCGGATGAGAGCTATAAATCCGGGAAATTCGAACGGTTATTGGAATACGTGGATGAAGGGCTCGCTTCAGGACGGCGCATGGTCATCTTTTCCCAGTTTACATCGATGCTTTCCATGATCCGGGCGGCTTTTGACGAGCGGGGCTGGTTGTATCATTACTTGGACGGCCAAACGCCTGCAAAGGACCGGCTTGCGCTCACCGAACGTTTTAATGAAGGGGAACACTCCCTCTTTTTAGTGTCGATGAAAGCCGGTGGCACTGGTTTGAATTTAACCGGCGGCGACACCGTTATCCTTTTTGACACGTGGTGGAACCCGGCCGTGGAGCAGCAAGCGGCGGATCGCGTCCACCGCTTTGGGCAAGAGAACAATGTTCAGGTGATTAAATTGATTACATCTGGAACGATTGAAGAAAAGATGCTGGAGATGCAAGAGCAAAAAAAAGCGCTCGTGGAAGAAGTCATCCAACCGGGCGAGCAACAGCTCACGAGCTTACGGCCGGAAGATGTGAAAGAGTTATTGAGCGTGTGA
- a CDS encoding ATP-binding cassette domain-containing protein, which produces MLIDVQNLKKSYKSFQAVNDSNFHVKEGEIFGFLGPNGAGKSTTINILSTMLQPTGGSVTINGYDVVKDQNRVRESIGIIFQQNTLDEKLTAKENLKLHCKFYGVPRSKRKARIREVLEIVDLTDSLNLLVEKFSGGMQRRLEIARGLLHYPKVLFLDEPTVGLDPQTRAHVWEYILKLKEKENITMFLTTHYLDEAEISDRIAIMDHGDIIAIDTPKSLKQQLGGDIIEITTTDNETAMEEIDAAFEVIDLTLKDGVIHCKVENSDAFVSEFIKTLQTPLTGLDIRKPTLNDVFLSFTGREIRD; this is translated from the coding sequence ATGTTGATCGACGTGCAAAACTTAAAAAAATCCTATAAGTCTTTTCAAGCCGTTAATGATAGCAATTTTCATGTGAAGGAAGGAGAGATCTTCGGGTTCCTGGGCCCTAACGGAGCGGGCAAAAGCACGACGATTAACATTTTATCGACGATGCTGCAGCCGACGGGCGGATCTGTGACTATAAACGGTTATGATGTGGTGAAGGATCAAAACCGTGTGCGGGAGAGCATCGGCATTATTTTTCAGCAAAATACATTAGATGAAAAGTTAACCGCCAAAGAAAATTTAAAGCTTCATTGCAAATTTTATGGCGTACCCCGCTCAAAGCGAAAAGCGCGTATTCGTGAGGTTTTGGAAATCGTGGATCTTACCGATAGCCTCAATCTGCTCGTCGAGAAATTTTCCGGCGGTATGCAGCGACGGCTGGAAATCGCCCGCGGATTGCTCCATTATCCGAAAGTGCTATTTCTCGATGAGCCGACCGTTGGATTGGACCCGCAAACACGGGCGCATGTATGGGAATACATATTAAAGCTGAAGGAAAAAGAAAACATTACGATGTTTTTAACGACGCATTACTTGGACGAAGCGGAAATCAGCGACCGAATCGCGATTATGGATCACGGAGACATTATCGCCATCGATACGCCGAAAAGTCTTAAACAACAGCTCGGCGGAGATATTATTGAAATTACGACGACGGATAATGAAACCGCGATGGAAGAGATCGATGCTGCGTTTGAAGTGATTGATTTAACGCTAAAAGATGGCGTCATCCACTGCAAAGTTGAAAACAGCGATGCTTTCGTTTCTGAGTTCATTAAAACGTTGCAAACCCCGCTCACGGGCTTGGATATTCGCAAACCAACATTAAATGATGTTTTTCTCTCCTTCACAGGGCGGGAAATCCGAGATTAA
- a CDS encoding AraC family transcriptional regulator, with product MDALKMMNEAVNYIENHLTETVDFDEAARVACCSRYHFQRMFSFLAGVTLSEYIRRRRLTLAAFELENEDTKIINIAMKYGYHSPDSFARAFQSQHGVTPTEARRKGTSLKAFPRMTFQLSVKGGTEMNYRIEEKAAFHVVGKKKKVNLIYQGVNPEIAEFTRSISDRTFNQIGSLSDQDPTGLLSVSANFTEDRSKKGQLDYYLAAATTKQAPENLERLDIPALTWAVFTVEGPFPDALQDVWGRIFSEWFPSSDYELTDGPEILWNEEDAEEGSTVKSEIWIPVAKK from the coding sequence ATGGATGCTTTGAAAATGATGAACGAAGCAGTCAACTATATTGAAAATCACTTGACGGAGACGGTTGATTTCGATGAAGCAGCGAGAGTCGCTTGCTGTTCCCGGTATCATTTTCAACGGATGTTTTCTTTTCTCGCCGGAGTTACGTTGTCCGAATATATCCGCCGCAGACGATTGACGTTGGCTGCTTTTGAGTTGGAGAATGAGGACACAAAAATCATTAATATCGCGATGAAGTATGGCTATCATTCGCCTGATTCTTTTGCCAGGGCGTTTCAAAGCCAACATGGGGTTACACCAACGGAGGCGAGGCGAAAAGGCACTTCTTTAAAAGCATTCCCGCGGATGACCTTTCAATTATCTGTTAAGGGAGGTACGGAAATGAATTATCGGATTGAAGAAAAAGCGGCTTTTCATGTCGTGGGGAAGAAGAAAAAAGTGAACCTGATCTATCAAGGTGTAAACCCGGAAATTGCCGAGTTTACGCGGAGTATAAGTGATAGAACCTTTAACCAAATAGGATCACTCTCCGACCAGGACCCTACGGGGCTGCTAAGTGTATCCGCTAATTTCACGGAAGATCGATCGAAAAAAGGGCAATTGGATTATTATTTGGCGGCAGCTACCACGAAACAAGCCCCTGAAAACCTGGAGCGGCTCGATATTCCTGCACTTACGTGGGCGGTGTTTACCGTTGAGGGGCCATTCCCGGATGCCCTTCAGGATGTATGGGGACGCATTTTTTCGGAATGGTTTCCTTCATCAGACTATGAACTCACGGATGGCCCGGAAATCCTCTGGAACGAGGAGGACGCGGAGGAAGGGAGCACAGTAAAAAGTGAAATATGGATTCCGGTGGCGAAAAAATAA
- the htpG gene encoding molecular chaperone HtpG — MAKTEFKAESKRLLELMINSIYSHKEIFLRELMSNASDAIDKIYYRALTDDSLTFDKDQYYIKVTPDKENRTLHISDTGIGMTKDEMEDNLGVIAKSGSLAFKNETELQDGHDIIGQFGVGFYSSFMVADQVTVISKSLDSDEAYKWESKGTDGYSIEPYEKETVGTDIILKIKDNGEEENYDDFLEEQGLKTVIKKYSDFIRYPIKMDVTVQQPKEDDEDEYEEYQEEQTVNNMVPIWKKNKSELTDEDYENFYAEKRYGFDKPLKHIHINVDGSIRYDAILFIPESAPPDYYTADFEKGLELYSSGVLIMNKSADLLPDYFGFVKGMVDSEDLSLNISREMLQHDRQLKTIAKNIKNKIKSNLQTMLKNERENYEKFYNAFGRQLKFGVYNDFGMNKEDLQDLLMFYSSTEKKLVTLDEYVSRMPEDQTYIYYASGDSYEKIDKLPQTELVADKGYEILYFTEEVDEFAIKMLMNYKEKEFKSVSSSDLDIENEDDNTEEEEKENKEVFAAMKEAISDKVSDVRASKRLKSHPVVLASDGEISIEMEKVLQSMPNNQGISAEKVLEINVNHDVFKSLQDAYDNDKDKLALYTNLLYNQALLIEGLPVEDPVEFTNDMCKVMV; from the coding sequence ATGGCAAAAACAGAATTCAAAGCAGAATCGAAACGATTGTTGGAACTGATGATCAACTCCATTTATTCGCATAAAGAGATTTTTTTACGGGAATTAATGTCAAACGCCAGCGATGCCATTGACAAGATTTATTACCGTGCGTTAACCGATGATTCCTTGACCTTTGACAAAGATCAATACTACATAAAGGTGACGCCTGACAAAGAGAACCGAACGCTGCACATTTCCGATACCGGCATTGGCATGACAAAGGATGAAATGGAAGACAATCTCGGTGTTATTGCCAAAAGCGGTTCGTTGGCGTTCAAAAATGAAACCGAATTGCAAGACGGGCATGACATCATCGGCCAGTTTGGCGTCGGCTTCTATTCTTCGTTTATGGTCGCTGACCAAGTCACCGTCATCAGCAAATCCTTGGATAGCGATGAAGCGTACAAATGGGAATCCAAAGGCACGGACGGTTACTCGATCGAGCCTTATGAAAAAGAAACCGTCGGCACCGACATTATTTTGAAAATCAAGGACAATGGCGAAGAAGAAAATTATGATGATTTTCTTGAAGAACAAGGCTTAAAAACAGTGATAAAAAAATACTCCGATTTCATTCGCTATCCAATCAAGATGGACGTCACCGTGCAGCAACCGAAAGAAGACGACGAGGATGAATACGAAGAGTATCAGGAAGAACAGACGGTCAATAACATGGTACCGATCTGGAAAAAGAACAAAAGTGAATTAACGGATGAAGACTACGAGAATTTTTATGCCGAAAAACGATACGGCTTCGACAAACCGCTCAAGCACATCCATATTAACGTGGATGGATCGATCCGTTACGACGCCATTCTTTTCATCCCGGAAAGCGCACCGCCCGATTATTACACAGCCGACTTTGAGAAAGGCTTGGAATTGTACTCCAGCGGCGTCCTCATTATGAACAAAAGCGCGGACTTGCTTCCGGATTATTTCGGGTTCGTTAAAGGCATGGTCGACTCCGAAGATCTGTCGCTTAATATTTCCAGGGAAATGTTGCAACACGATCGCCAATTAAAAACGATCGCGAAAAACATTAAGAACAAAATTAAAAGCAACCTGCAAACGATGCTCAAAAATGAACGGGAAAACTATGAGAAGTTTTACAATGCCTTCGGACGGCAATTGAAGTTTGGCGTTTACAATGATTTCGGCATGAACAAAGAAGATCTGCAAGATTTGTTGATGTTCTATTCATCTACCGAGAAAAAACTAGTCACGCTGGACGAATATGTTTCCCGCATGCCCGAAGATCAAACGTACATCTACTACGCGAGCGGCGACAGCTATGAAAAAATCGACAAGTTGCCGCAAACCGAATTAGTTGCTGACAAAGGGTATGAGATCCTCTACTTCACCGAAGAAGTGGACGAGTTCGCGATCAAAATGCTCATGAATTACAAGGAAAAAGAATTCAAATCCGTCTCAAGCAGCGACCTCGACATTGAAAACGAAGACGACAATACGGAAGAAGAGGAAAAAGAAAACAAAGAAGTCTTCGCTGCCATGAAGGAGGCGATCTCTGACAAAGTGAGCGACGTACGGGCATCAAAAAGACTAAAATCCCACCCCGTCGTCCTGGCGTCAGACGGCGAAATATCCATTGAAATGGAAAAAGTCCTGCAAAGCATGCCCAATAACCAGGGCATCAGCGCCGAAAAAGTCCTGGAGATCAACGTCAACCATGACGTATTCAAATCCCTGCAAGACGCTTACGACAATGACAAAGACAAATTGGCGCTTTATACCAATTTGTTATACAACCAAGCCCTACTGATTGAAGGCCTGCCGGTGGAAGACCCGGTGGAATTTACGAATGATATGTGCAAGGTGATGGTGTGA